In a single window of the Lynx canadensis isolate LIC74 chromosome E2, mLynCan4.pri.v2, whole genome shotgun sequence genome:
- the LOC115502105 gene encoding 60S ribosomal protein L30-like — translation MVVPHSSNTEAACGFPAPQSGYIDRGPKEEEVEVEDFPSSFFRSALGTGNGPLIVSSPDFWTLERAANKPGRKIVAAKKMKKSLELVNSSFQLVMTSGKYMLGYKQTLKIIRYGKVKLAVLDNNCPALRKSEIEYCGMLAKTGAHHYSGNNINLSTAWKKYYRVSTLTSIDPGDSDVIRSMPEQIGEK, via the exons tctggATATATAGATCGAGGACCCAAGGAGGAGGAAGTTGAGGTGGAagatttcccttcctccttctttaggTCTGCTTTGGGTACAGGTAATGGGCCCTTAATTGTTTCTTCTCCTGATTTCTGGACCTTGGAAAGGGCTGCCAATAAGCCAGG CAGGAAGATAGTGGCagcaaagaagatgaaaaagtcaCTGGAGTTGGTCAATTCTAGTTTCCAACTCGTTATGACAAGTGGAAAGTACATGCTGGGGTACAAGCAGACTCTGAAAATAATCAGATATGGCAAAGTGAAACTGGCTGTCCTCGACAACAACTGCCCAGCCTTGAGGAAATCTGAGATAGAATACTGTGGCATGTTGGCTAAAACTGGCGCCCATCACTACAGTGGCAATAATATTAATTTGAGCACAGCATGGAAGAAATATTACAGAGTAAGCACTCTGACTAGCATTgatccaggtgattctgatgtcaTTAGAAGCATGCCAGAACAGATTGGTGAAAAGTAA